A region of Natribaculum luteum DNA encodes the following proteins:
- a CDS encoding S-layer protein — MNRKQFTRRQFSAALVAVPTIGLAGCMGSDSDDEDDGSENESGDGSGDDEISLPDDNPGALTIVLENENGEPVSSGVEVDVSHTEEDTSNTFSGGIENGERTLTTLLYEGDYTITVESTNDEFEPVEEEVTVGEDDVETTIVLEGATGDDAAADE, encoded by the coding sequence ATGAATCGTAAACAGTTCACTCGAAGACAGTTCAGCGCGGCGCTGGTAGCGGTTCCGACGATCGGTCTCGCCGGCTGTATGGGCAGCGACTCCGACGACGAAGACGACGGATCCGAAAACGAATCCGGCGACGGGTCCGGCGACGATGAGATCTCCCTCCCGGACGACAACCCCGGCGCACTCACGATCGTCCTCGAGAACGAGAACGGCGAACCGGTCTCGTCCGGCGTCGAAGTCGATGTCAGTCACACCGAAGAAGACACCAGCAACACGTTCAGCGGCGGGATCGAGAACGGCGAGCGAACGCTGACGACGCTCCTCTACGAGGGCGACTACACGATCACCGTCGAGAGCACGAACGACGAGTTCGAGCCCGTCGAGGAGGAAGTGACCGTCGGCGAGGACGACGTCGAGACCACGATCGTCCTCGAGGGCGCGACGGGCGACGACGCCGCCGCAGACGAGTAA
- a CDS encoding Gfo/Idh/MocA family protein yields MARETPVRLGIVGLGFIGTTVGGQFARHPDATVAAVCDLDDARLTEIGDRFDVPSDRRYLEYDAMLADAPLDAVLIGTPHTLHYDQTVAALERGLHVYCDKPLTTDLEHARDLVDRDERTDRTLMVGYQRHLQTAFRTARRRWDDATPNWITASITQDWIDDSAGTWRLDPDLSGGGFLYDTGSHVVDGVLWMTGLEPASVAASMDFHDDADRVDSRAHLDVAFANGATGTFSFNGDAPAVREHIHLWDDDGAVYLEGKQWRSRTVREIDADSGDYVPYVDPRREQSRADAFLESVLEGVEPPATARDAYRVTALTEAAYEAARTGMRVAVETE; encoded by the coding sequence ATGGCCCGCGAGACGCCAGTTCGACTCGGTATCGTCGGCCTCGGCTTCATCGGTACGACCGTCGGCGGCCAGTTCGCTCGCCACCCCGACGCGACCGTCGCCGCGGTCTGCGACCTCGACGACGCCCGCCTGACCGAAATCGGCGACCGGTTCGACGTCCCGTCCGATCGGCGATACCTCGAGTACGACGCCATGCTCGCCGACGCCCCGCTCGACGCCGTGTTGATCGGGACGCCACACACGCTCCACTACGACCAGACCGTCGCCGCCCTCGAGCGAGGCCTCCACGTCTACTGTGACAAGCCGCTGACGACGGACCTCGAGCACGCACGCGACCTCGTCGATCGCGACGAACGGACCGACCGCACGCTGATGGTCGGCTACCAGCGCCACCTCCAGACGGCGTTTCGAACCGCTCGCCGACGGTGGGACGACGCGACGCCGAACTGGATCACGGCCTCGATCACGCAGGACTGGATCGACGACTCCGCCGGCACGTGGCGTCTCGATCCCGATCTCTCCGGCGGGGGGTTTCTCTACGACACTGGGAGCCACGTCGTCGACGGCGTCCTCTGGATGACTGGCCTCGAACCGGCGTCTGTCGCCGCCAGCATGGACTTCCACGACGACGCAGATCGCGTCGACAGCCGGGCCCACCTCGACGTCGCGTTCGCGAACGGCGCGACGGGGACGTTCTCGTTCAACGGCGACGCCCCGGCCGTCCGCGAACACATCCACCTCTGGGACGACGACGGCGCGGTCTACCTCGAGGGCAAACAGTGGCGCTCTCGAACCGTGCGCGAGATCGACGCCGACAGCGGCGACTACGTCCCCTACGTCGATCCGCGACGCGAACAGTCACGTGCCGACGCGTTCCTCGAGAGCGTTCTCGAGGGTGTCGAACCACCGGCGACGGCCCGTGACGCCTATCGGGTGACTGCGCTCACGGAGGCCGCCTACGAAGCCGCCAGGACGGGAATGCGGGTCGCCGTAGAAACCGAATAA
- a CDS encoding glutathione S-transferase N-terminal domain-containing protein, producing MTITLYALEGCPYCERVADRLDELGVEYERVPVEPLHSNRDEVKRVSGQRVVPVLVDDERGVTMPESENVLEYVERTLA from the coding sequence GTGACGATCACCCTGTACGCACTCGAGGGCTGTCCGTACTGCGAGCGCGTGGCCGACCGCCTCGACGAACTCGGCGTCGAGTACGAGCGCGTCCCGGTCGAACCGCTGCACTCGAACCGGGACGAGGTCAAGCGCGTCTCCGGCCAGCGCGTGGTCCCGGTCCTCGTCGACGACGAACGCGGCGTGACGATGCCCGAGTCGGAGAACGTCCTCGAGTACGTCGAGCGGACGCTCGCCTGA
- a CDS encoding DUF6735 family protein encodes MGHRALVAYQRPDHLYDVRYSHWGGEDLQLVASLSPDAPLAHGVVDSEVLADSVARSRILSGYLDPCIHEALYLVSPEFEVTAYRVLWLEWGDGREDGRGAIVEVELGDRDLEVRTWFRALKTTLADVVEMGVLSRRAARSYLEARVCEDENGHVYTYGTPNETGDATEEREWPSDGG; translated from the coding sequence ATGGGACATAGAGCCCTCGTCGCCTACCAGCGACCCGACCACCTCTACGACGTCCGGTACAGCCACTGGGGCGGCGAGGACCTCCAGCTCGTCGCGTCGCTCTCCCCCGACGCACCGCTGGCCCACGGCGTCGTCGACTCGGAGGTCCTCGCAGACTCCGTCGCCCGGAGCCGGATCCTCTCCGGCTATCTCGATCCCTGCATTCACGAAGCTCTCTACCTCGTCTCGCCGGAGTTCGAGGTGACCGCCTACCGCGTGCTCTGGCTCGAGTGGGGCGACGGGCGCGAGGACGGCCGCGGCGCGATCGTCGAGGTCGAACTCGGCGACCGCGACCTCGAGGTCCGGACCTGGTTTCGCGCGCTCAAGACCACGCTCGCGGACGTCGTCGAGATGGGCGTGCTCTCGCGTCGCGCGGCGAGGTCGTACCTCGAGGCGCGCGTCTGCGAGGACGAGAACGGACACGTCTACACGTACGGCACGCCGAACGAGACCGGTGACGCCACGGAAGAGCGGGAGTGGCCGTCCGACGGCGGCTGA
- the gvpM gene encoding gas vesicle protein GvpM codes for MEPSRSDDALVDVLDVLLRDGVVLRADVVVSVAEIPLVGIKLTAVVAGMETMTEYGLFEEWDTNRRAAAVARRQYGNRRRDREIDGERGRRTEEETGSRRTR; via the coding sequence ATGGAACCGAGCAGGAGCGACGACGCGCTGGTCGACGTCCTCGACGTCCTCCTGCGGGACGGGGTCGTCCTCAGGGCCGACGTGGTCGTCTCGGTCGCGGAGATTCCGCTGGTCGGGATCAAACTCACGGCCGTCGTCGCGGGGATGGAGACGATGACCGAGTACGGACTGTTCGAGGAGTGGGACACGAACCGACGGGCCGCCGCAGTCGCCCGTCGCCAGTACGGGAACCGAAGACGCGACCGTGAGATCGACGGCGAACGCGGACGAAGAACGGAAGAGGAGACGGGTAGCCGGAGGACCCGGTGA
- a CDS encoding MutS-related protein, whose amino-acid sequence MRLEEYWGVGPKTRETLVDELGTERAVEAIENGDVRTLSEAGLPRGRATRILRRATGGAGMDVLATSDARAAYKELLDLAVDHAVTDRAADRIRVLTPLSTREEMETRLDGVLAARDAWETLEEGDREAVLAAYERYDERDESELAAVETALAILEAGVDAGPFETIADLEQTRLEEAARALSALDGGRVREGADEELDRLRTALGTVEDVDANALAVIEELRSEGVRDVGQFREAFEDYLLSEADVTIDRVRDAMPTDATDATDFVGATLRHLRDDLREAIDEREAAVASDLEATLETSREEVDRAVTAVDEIALELSLARFALAYDCTRPTFVDEGDEATVAVLEARNLTLAARDEEAVQPVTYALGDHTLDPVDGAVPDDENVAVLTGANSGGKTTLLETLCQVVLLASMGLPVPAARAEVTPVDALVFHRRHASFNAGVLESTLRSIVPPLSDTGRTLMLVDEFEAITEPGSAADLLHGLVTLTVERDALGVFVTHLAEDLEPLPPEARVDGIFAEGLSPDLELLVDYQPRFETVGRSTPEFIVSRLVANASDRTERAGFETLAEAVGHEAVQRTLADARWSE is encoded by the coding sequence ATGCGACTCGAGGAGTACTGGGGAGTCGGCCCGAAGACGCGCGAGACGCTCGTCGACGAACTCGGGACCGAGCGGGCGGTGGAGGCGATCGAGAACGGCGACGTGCGCACGCTGTCCGAGGCCGGATTGCCGCGAGGACGGGCGACGCGCATCCTGCGGCGGGCAACGGGCGGCGCGGGGATGGACGTGCTCGCGACGAGCGACGCCCGCGCCGCGTACAAGGAACTGCTCGACCTCGCAGTCGACCACGCGGTGACCGACCGCGCCGCCGACCGGATCCGCGTGCTGACGCCGCTTTCGACCCGCGAGGAGATGGAGACGCGACTCGACGGCGTCCTCGCCGCACGCGACGCCTGGGAGACCCTCGAGGAGGGAGACCGCGAGGCGGTCCTCGCGGCCTACGAACGGTACGACGAGCGCGACGAGAGCGAACTGGCTGCCGTCGAAACGGCCCTCGCCATCCTCGAGGCGGGCGTCGACGCCGGTCCATTCGAGACGATCGCCGACCTCGAGCAGACGCGTCTCGAGGAGGCGGCACGGGCGCTATCGGCACTCGACGGTGGTCGCGTCCGCGAGGGGGCCGACGAGGAACTCGACCGCCTTCGAACGGCGCTGGGGACGGTCGAGGACGTCGACGCGAACGCGCTGGCGGTGATCGAGGAGTTGCGATCCGAGGGCGTCCGCGACGTCGGCCAGTTCCGGGAGGCGTTCGAGGACTACCTGCTGAGCGAGGCCGACGTCACGATCGACCGGGTCCGCGACGCGATGCCGACGGACGCGACCGACGCGACGGACTTCGTCGGCGCGACGTTACGGCACTTGCGAGACGACCTCCGGGAGGCCATCGACGAGCGCGAGGCGGCCGTCGCGAGCGATCTCGAGGCGACGCTCGAAACGTCACGCGAGGAGGTCGACCGGGCCGTCACCGCGGTCGACGAGATCGCACTGGAGCTGTCGCTCGCTCGATTCGCGCTCGCGTACGACTGTACGCGGCCGACGTTCGTCGACGAAGGTGACGAGGCGACGGTCGCCGTCCTCGAGGCACGCAACCTCACGCTCGCTGCGCGCGACGAGGAGGCCGTCCAGCCCGTGACCTACGCGCTCGGCGACCACACACTCGATCCCGTCGACGGCGCGGTCCCCGACGACGAGAACGTCGCGGTGCTCACCGGTGCGAACAGCGGCGGGAAGACGACCCTGCTCGAGACGCTGTGTCAGGTCGTCCTGCTGGCCTCGATGGGGCTGCCGGTCCCCGCCGCACGCGCCGAGGTGACGCCCGTCGACGCGCTCGTCTTCCACCGCCGCCACGCCAGTTTCAACGCGGGCGTCCTCGAGTCGACGCTCAGGTCGATCGTGCCGCCGCTGTCCGATACCGGCCGGACGCTGATGCTCGTCGACGAGTTCGAGGCGATTACCGAGCCGGGGAGTGCCGCCGACCTGTTGCACGGACTGGTCACGCTCACCGTCGAACGCGACGCGCTGGGCGTGTTCGTCACCCACCTCGCCGAGGACCTCGAGCCGCTGCCGCCGGAAGCGCGCGTCGATGGCATCTTTGCCGAAGGGCTGAGTCCGGACCTCGAGTTGCTCGTCGACTACCAGCCCCGCTTCGAGACGGTCGGCCGGTCGACGCCCGAGTTCATCGTCTCGCGACTCGTCGCGAACGCGAGCGACCGGACCGAACGCGCCGGGTTCGAGACGCTCGCGGAGGCGGTCGGTCACGAGGCCGTCCAGCGGACGCTGGCCGACGCGCGCTGGAGCGAGTGA
- a CDS encoding HAD family hydrolase, translating into MQYDAVVFDNDGVLTTPTSREALIRAMHDAYEAVGVDSPTDEHVETLIRPDVPSLRELAARYGVTADELWTARERAAIEVQAEEIRAGRKTLYDDVDALEFLEPPRAIVSNNQHETIETIVDHFGLDGFDPWYGREPTVRGIERKKPTPYYLERAISEMDATNPLYVGDSWVDVAAADACGVDSAFVWRSHRENYELDVEPTHEIDSLEGLVDLL; encoded by the coding sequence ATGCAATACGACGCAGTCGTCTTCGACAACGACGGCGTGCTGACGACCCCGACCAGTCGAGAGGCACTGATACGTGCGATGCACGACGCCTACGAGGCCGTCGGCGTCGACTCGCCGACGGACGAACACGTCGAGACGCTCATCAGACCGGACGTCCCCTCGCTCCGGGAGCTCGCCGCCCGGTACGGCGTCACGGCGGACGAACTCTGGACGGCGCGCGAACGGGCCGCCATCGAGGTCCAGGCCGAGGAGATCCGCGCCGGCCGGAAGACCCTGTACGACGACGTCGACGCCCTCGAGTTCCTCGAGCCGCCGCGGGCGATCGTCAGCAACAACCAGCACGAGACGATCGAGACCATCGTCGACCACTTCGGGCTGGACGGCTTCGACCCGTGGTACGGGCGCGAGCCGACGGTCCGGGGGATCGAACGCAAGAAGCCGACGCCGTACTACCTGGAGCGAGCGATCTCGGAGATGGACGCGACGAACCCGCTGTACGTCGGCGATAGCTGGGTCGACGTCGCCGCCGCCGATGCCTGCGGCGTCGACTCGGCGTTCGTCTGGCGATCACACCGCGAAAACTACGAACTTGACGTGGAGCCGACCCACGAGATCGACTCCCTCGAGGGACTCGTCGACCTGCTGTAG
- the gvpK gene encoding gas vesicle protein GvpK translates to MTTIDVGDEEDAREGLVTLVVTVVELLLEALQREAVRRMESGTLSDEGIERLGNQLARIETEIEQLKRDEGIEEGVADLRGDLDGLVADAIERFDEPEASGPGYTVFGGDGE, encoded by the coding sequence ATGACGACGATTGACGTCGGCGACGAGGAGGACGCTCGCGAGGGACTCGTCACGCTCGTCGTGACCGTCGTCGAGTTGCTCCTCGAGGCGCTGCAGCGGGAAGCCGTCCGCCGGATGGAGTCGGGGACCCTCTCTGACGAGGGGATCGAACGCCTCGGGAACCAACTGGCTCGCATCGAGACCGAGATCGAACAGCTAAAACGCGACGAAGGGATCGAGGAGGGCGTCGCCGACCTCCGTGGCGACCTCGACGGACTGGTCGCAGACGCGATCGAACGCTTCGACGAACCCGAGGCCAGCGGGCCCGGCTACACCGTCTTCGGAGGTGACGGCGAGTGA
- the gvpL gene encoding gas vesicle protein GvpL, whose protein sequence is MTGDHSGDDVPASLPTTEGEQELPAFDEGRYVYCIVRADDANDGDVLEDVTGVDGESVSFVVVDGVGAVVHDCEGIYDSADLAEIRRWLVRHQSVVDAAGERFGTPLPFQFDTILRGDSETVREWLREEHETLTSVLESLAGHWEYRIEVVRTDPVDEATLETDDERLADLRERIDDASEGAAFLLEKQYDQRVAELRRSGRDALSADLRERLSDCTREVHELERSPAASLADEDERSDDGAETICRLTVLADEQRESEVGSTLDDVAAEPGLEVRFTGPWPPYTFVPDLGGEPTSGEGE, encoded by the coding sequence GTGACCGGCGACCACTCGGGCGACGACGTCCCGGCGTCACTGCCGACGACCGAGGGAGAGCAGGAACTGCCCGCGTTCGACGAAGGTCGCTACGTCTACTGTATCGTCCGCGCCGACGACGCGAACGACGGCGACGTGCTCGAGGACGTGACCGGCGTCGACGGCGAGTCCGTCTCGTTCGTGGTCGTCGATGGCGTGGGGGCGGTCGTCCACGACTGCGAGGGAATCTACGACTCGGCAGACCTCGCGGAGATCCGCCGCTGGCTCGTCCGCCACCAGTCGGTCGTCGACGCCGCCGGCGAGCGCTTCGGGACGCCGCTGCCGTTCCAGTTCGACACGATTCTCCGCGGCGACAGCGAGACCGTCCGTGAGTGGCTCCGCGAAGAACACGAGACCCTCACGAGCGTCCTCGAGTCGCTCGCGGGCCACTGGGAGTACCGGATCGAAGTCGTCCGGACCGATCCCGTCGACGAGGCGACGCTCGAGACGGACGACGAGCGCCTCGCCGACCTCCGCGAGCGAATCGACGACGCCAGCGAGGGGGCGGCCTTCCTGCTCGAGAAGCAGTACGACCAGCGGGTGGCGGAACTCCGGCGGAGCGGTCGCGACGCGCTCTCGGCCGACCTCCGCGAGCGGTTGTCCGACTGCACCCGCGAGGTTCACGAACTCGAGCGCTCGCCAGCCGCATCGCTCGCCGACGAGGACGAGCGGAGCGACGACGGGGCGGAGACGATCTGTCGGCTGACGGTCCTCGCCGACGAGCAGCGAGAGAGCGAGGTCGGGTCGACCCTCGACGACGTGGCCGCCGAACCGGGTCTCGAGGTTCGTTTCACCGGGCCGTGGCCGCCGTACACGTTCGTTCCGGACCTCGGCGGCGAGCCGACCAGCGGGGAGGGCGAGTAG
- the gvpJ gene encoding gas vesicle protein GvpJ, which yields MRDFQPSRQKTDLAEVVEMLLDKGIVVNADVAVSIGDTQLLGIQIRAAIASFETAAKYGLEFPEGTDMRRVAEAAGEPELAEKDRPAVPIDPTRGVNVTAEGDDEDESAENETNADGGDETADENAETEGDDDDD from the coding sequence ATGAGAGACTTCCAGCCCAGCAGACAGAAGACCGACCTGGCAGAGGTCGTCGAGATGCTCCTCGACAAGGGGATCGTCGTCAACGCGGACGTCGCCGTCTCGATCGGCGACACGCAACTGCTCGGCATCCAGATCCGGGCGGCGATCGCCTCCTTCGAGACGGCCGCGAAGTACGGCCTCGAGTTCCCCGAGGGGACCGACATGCGCCGCGTCGCCGAGGCCGCGGGCGAACCGGAACTCGCAGAGAAGGATCGGCCCGCCGTGCCGATCGATCCGACCCGCGGAGTGAACGTCACCGCCGAGGGAGACGACGAGGACGAATCTGCCGAGAACGAGACGAACGCAGACGGCGGCGACGAAACCGCCGATGAAAACGCCGAAACGGAGGGTGACGATGACGACGATTGA
- a CDS encoding SRPBCC domain-containing protein, producing MKQIEVFEEIDAPPDVVWDVLLEFDTYPEWNPFVREIEGLPVVGERLRVRIQPPGSHGMTFRPEVVALEESRRLVWHGRLLVPFAFDGYHEFHLEPVDDDRTRLLQRETFRGALVPVLLDEERVERGFRAMNEAVRERAERRVTTSI from the coding sequence ATGAAACAGATCGAGGTGTTCGAGGAGATCGACGCCCCACCCGACGTCGTCTGGGACGTCTTGCTCGAGTTCGACACGTACCCGGAGTGGAACCCGTTCGTTCGCGAGATCGAGGGGCTGCCCGTCGTGGGCGAGCGCCTCCGCGTGCGAATCCAGCCGCCCGGATCGCACGGGATGACGTTCCGACCGGAGGTCGTCGCCCTCGAGGAGAGCCGACGGCTCGTCTGGCACGGTCGCCTGCTGGTTCCGTTCGCGTTCGACGGCTACCACGAGTTCCACCTCGAGCCGGTCGACGACGATCGAACCCGGCTACTCCAGCGTGAGACGTTCCGCGGGGCGCTCGTGCCCGTGTTGCTCGACGAGGAGCGCGTCGAACGAGGGTTTCGGGCGATGAACGAGGCGGTCAGAGAGCGGGCCGAACGCCGGGTTACGACGTCGATCTGA